From a region of the Candidatus Omnitrophota bacterium genome:
- a CDS encoding NTP transferase domain-containing protein: MKQTAAVILAAGKGRRMRSDVPKALCQAAGRKMIEYLLDISRFAGAAKTVVVGGYKIDMLKKFLHGSGAEVIEQKRLLGSADAVKQTAACFKGFDGTIIILYTDTPLLKASTLKRMVKAHKGKNSDLTLLTAVVDDVKQYGRIMRDDSGCICGITEFTQSKDAGAHRSAEINVGAYCFDAGKLFEGLNSIGKNFKKNEYYLTDIVEYFYKNKFKLQTCRVNDNEEALGVNSRQDLFTADRILRRRMLDGLTGRRVTVIDRSNVYISDNVRIGSGTVIYPFVVIESGVKIGRDCKIGPFANLRKGAVLKKGSQVGNFVEVTRSVIGENSRVKHHSYIGDTVIGKRANIGAGTITANYDGRTKSRTLIGDSASIGSGTILVAPVKVGRGAVTGAGSVVVKGRDIPSNVTVAGVPARRLYKNKSN, encoded by the coding sequence TCAAGCCGCCGGCAGGAAGATGATAGAGTATTTATTGGATATCAGCCGTTTTGCAGGCGCGGCGAAGACGGTTGTTGTCGGCGGCTACAAAATAGATATGCTGAAAAAATTTCTACACGGTTCGGGCGCGGAAGTAATTGAGCAAAAACGTCTTTTAGGTTCCGCCGATGCCGTTAAGCAGACGGCAGCCTGTTTTAAGGGGTTTGATGGCACTATCATTATACTATATACCGATACGCCATTACTGAAGGCTTCAACGCTCAAGCGTATGGTCAAAGCGCACAAAGGTAAAAATTCCGATCTGACACTTCTTACCGCGGTTGTTGACGACGTTAAACAGTACGGGAGAATAATGCGCGATGATAGCGGTTGCATTTGCGGGATAACCGAATTTACCCAATCCAAAGATGCCGGGGCACATCGGTCCGCGGAGATAAATGTCGGCGCTTATTGTTTTGATGCCGGAAAACTTTTTGAAGGATTGAATTCTATCGGTAAAAACTTTAAAAAGAACGAGTATTACCTCACTGATATAGTGGAGTATTTTTATAAAAATAAATTTAAACTGCAAACATGCAGGGTGAATGATAATGAAGAAGCCTTAGGAGTCAACAGCAGGCAAGACCTTTTTACTGCCGACAGGATATTGAGGCGCAGGATGCTGGATGGCCTTACCGGCAGGCGTGTTACGGTTATTGACCGTTCAAACGTGTATATATCTGATAATGTTAGAATAGGAAGCGGTACGGTGATATATCCTTTTGTTGTGATTGAAAGCGGCGTGAAAATAGGCCGCGACTGCAAGATAGGCCCTTTTGCCAATCTTAGAAAAGGAGCTGTTCTCAAGAAGGGCTCGCAAGTCGGAAATTTTGTTGAAGTAACAAGGTCTGTAATAGGCGAAAATTCCAGGGTCAAACACCACAGCTATATAGGGGATACCGTTATAGGTAAACGCGCTAATATCGGGGCAGGGACAATAACGGCTAATTATGACGGCAGAACTAAAAGCAGAACGCTGATAGGCGATTCGGCTTCTATAGGCAGTGGAACCATACTGGTTGCGCCGGTCAAGGTAGGCAGAGGCGCCGTGACAGGCGCCGGAAGCGTTGTGGTAAAGGGCAGAGATATTCCTTCAAACGTTACGGTTGCCGGAGTTCCTGCCAGGCGTCTTTATAAAAATAAAAGCAACTAA